The segment TGCTGCAGATCGTTTGAAAAACCTTTGCCGTTATCTTCAATGGTTACACTGATGCCATCGTTATCATGAATGAGTGATATGTCGAGTGTGCTTGCTTCTGCATGTTTAATACAGTTGTTGATGCATTCCTGTATTACACGAAATAAAATGGTCTCAGTTGTTGTGTTCAACCGTTCGGTAAAACCTTCACTGTAGAAACTAACCTGCAGTTCTTTGTTGCTGATCTTGGCGGTTAACTCTTCAACAGCATCGGGCAAACCTTTGTTGAGCAGGGCAGCGGGCATCATGCTATGGCTCACCGCTCTTACTTCTTTACAACTGTCATCTACCAGCTGAATAATATTCACCAATGATCTACTTTGATCGCTATCCTCAATTTTTGCTGTATTGTAAAACGAAGAAAGGTTCATACGTGCAGCACTCATCATTTGTCCCACACCATCGTGCAGGTCTTTGGCAATGCGGGTGCGTTCTTTTTCTTCAGCTTCCAGTATTGATTGCGCAGCAAGTTCCTGTTGCTTTAAAATTTCTGTTTGCAGTTTTACCTGTTGTTTCCAACGGTAACGGTTGTAAAGTAAAAAACTGATGACAGCTGTAAAAGCAACAAAGCAAAGGATCAGGAATATTTGTGTGTTTTGTTTTTTGATCGTGAATTGCTGAACCTGTATCTGCTGTTCTTTTTTATTGGTTTCATATAAGGTACTTAGTTCCTCGATCTGTCTTGTTTTCTGTGCAGTGAATAATGAATCTTTAAGTTGTGTGTGCCAGGTGTAATAGTCCAATGCTTTTTTGTAGTCACCGTTTACATTGGCAATGCGGCTTAGTTCTGCATAGTTATTTGAAAGCAGTTCTTTGTATTGCATTTTCTCAGCTACTTTATTACTTTCTTCAAGATAATATGCTGCACGTTCGTACTTGCTCCATGCGCCATACATAATACCAAGGTCGGAGTAGCTTAATGTAATTGCAAAAGTATCCTTCAGTTTTTGCCTTATGCCGAGTGCCTGAAGGTTAAAATCTTCTGCTTCTGTGAACTTACTTTGAAGACCATATACACCGGCAAGAAAACTCAATGACCATGCCCGGCCGGCTTCGTCTTTTAAGAGCGTAGACATTTGCAGCGATGCCCGGTAACGACGGATAGCTTCATCATAATTTCCCTGGTATTCATACACAACACCACTTTCATTCATGATCATTTGCATACCACTTGAATCGTTAAGTGAACGGAATAAATCATATGCCCGATCGTAGAAAACAGAAGCCCGCTTTAAATCTCTTGTTTTGCGATAGAGTTTCGCAATATCATTTATAACGTAACCAAGTTCCTTCTGTTTGTTTCTGCGTTCTAAAATTCCTGCAGCAAGAAAATAATAGGATGCAGATTTTTCATAGTCACCTTTAAAATAATT is part of the Lacibacter sediminis genome and harbors:
- a CDS encoding tetratricopeptide repeat-containing sensor histidine kinase, with protein sequence MWPKPKTALPTLLFVFLQLAVFAQDTTIDSLRATIGKTTNDKVRLKAYMLLTGKLSLISFNETIKVGEEGLLVASKLKDSVSYAELTRYLGMANYFKGDYEKSASYYFLAAGILERRNKQKELGYVINDIAKLYRKTRDLKRASVFYDRAYDLFRSLNDSSGMQMIMNESGVVYEYQGNYDEAIRRYRASLQMSTLLKDEAGRAWSLSFLAGVYGLQSKFTEAEDFNLQALGIRQKLKDTFAITLSYSDLGIMYGAWSKYERAAYYLEESNKVAEKMQYKELLSNNYAELSRIANVNGDYKKALDYYTWHTQLKDSLFTAQKTRQIEELSTLYETNKKEQQIQVQQFTIKKQNTQIFLILCFVAFTAVISFLLYNRYRWKQQVKLQTEILKQQELAAQSILEAEEKERTRIAKDLHDGVGQMMSAARMNLSSFYNTAKIEDSDQSRSLVNIIQLVDDSCKEVRAVSHSMMPAALLNKGLPDAVEELTAKISNKELQVSFYSEGFTERLNTTTETILFRVIQECINNCIKHAEASTLDISLIHDNDGISVTIEDNGKGFSNDLQQKEDGMGLSNIRSRIQFLKGTVDIDSSLGNGTLVAIHVPTQQHAVK